The Miscanthus floridulus cultivar M001 chromosome 6, ASM1932011v1, whole genome shotgun sequence genomic interval TGAGCTGAGGTCGATCTCGACGCCTTAACTCTCTGCTGCTACCTGCTGGCCTGCCCTGCTGGAACTCTCTCGACTGAGCTGGAGAACGCCGCGTAGAGCACTGCCAGCGCCAGCGCCGGGAGCTTCCCGGCGACGAGGCCCGCGAGGATGATCGGCACGAGCGCGGGCAACGGCAATGCAGCCCCGCGTTgacagtgccaccgctcgccgtcGTCAGTGACGGTGGTCGCCTCCGGTGGCGCCGCTGGCGTCCCCTCGGCGGGAGCAGCATCTGCTGCAGCTGCTGGCTCGGCGTTGGACTCGCCGGCGCCCGGCTGCTCGTGCCGACAGTCCTTGCCCCGGGGCGTCATGCCGTTCCGCAACTTGTTGGCGAGTAGCTTCCGCAGCGACCTCCTGCTCTGTTTCCGCTTCGGGTTATTCACCGACGACGACGAGTCGTCGCAGCCGAGGTCGCTGCTgtcggcgtcggcggcgtcgCTGCCTCCGTTGTCAGACTCGCACTCGCACGGCCTCGGCGACTCCGCCGCCTCCCGTATCGGCGAGACGCATCCGCGCCCGCGGCGCGAATCCACCTCTTTCTTCGTCTCCGGCCGCCGAGCACGCATGGTCCTGGCGGACTCGATCCAGGACAGCGCCACTGACGCGAGCGTGGCCGCGGCCACCAGCTGCTTGCTCCAGATCACCAGCAGCGCCAGCGCCACGGCGCCGCCGGCCGCGAGGAGCCCCGGCCGGATGCTGAAGCCCGCGCCTTTGCCGGGGCCGGTCGGCACCGGTGCTCCTGcccctgccgctgccgctgccgctgccgccgcgacGTCGTGATCCACAGAAAGCTCGGGTCTTTGCTGGGTCTccgcggcagcggcggccggCGGGACGACGGCGCCGGGGGCGCGGTGCCGCCTCCTGGGGTTCCTGAGGCGGCCGTGGTTCTTGACGACGATATCAGCGAGGGAGGTCGGGAAGCCGGTCTGGACCGGGAGCGGCCCCGCACGTGCGGGCGGGCGCAGGGACGCCAGGAGCCGGCccaggcggccgccgccgccggacggGCGCTTCAGCGGGCTCGTTGGCATCGCCGGCGCCAGCCGACGCCGGCGAGCATCTATAGGAGGCGTGGCGTGACGCGGCGAGGCTTTGCGCGTCCGCGTTTCTGGTGGAACAGAAGAAGGAAAGCGGCGAGGAAGTTGAGGTGGTGGATTTGGTGTACTCGGTTTGCTGTTTGCATTGGGTGTCCTGTTTTAAGGTGTCCGTTTCTTGGTTGATTCTGCTTGGAGTTTATGACAGCCGGTGATGAAACCAAGGtgatctttttttttcaaatacaaatgctttgtctttttttaagaaaaaaatgcCTTTTGATTTGAAGTAGTACTCGAAAAGAATGGAGGATGTTATTGTTATGATAAAGGTGAGATTTGAAGACTTTTCTGCGGAAATTTTGGGTCAAAAGTACAGTTTTTGCAAAGAATAATAATGTGTATATGAATCTATCATGACTAAATAGGCCCGTTCGTTTGTCTTAAAAATGGtttgtttggttttttttttccagccggaacaatatttttctctcacgacaattcAGCTGGAacggtgtttttcagccagtttcagccaagttttagaccaaCAAACGGGGCCCTACTTTTCATCTATTGTGGTTGGGTCAAAATGCTAGGTTGCGGTTGGGGTGCTTGGTTAAATCACATTCGTATAATCAATTGGTGTGGCTAAATTGCGTGCCAGAGATAGGTAGCTTGAAAGGTGCTTTTGCAGTAGAAATGTTACTTTCGGCATTAATAAGGATAAACGATCCCTGGGGAAACTGATCATAGTTACTGAAAAGGATACATATCTCTCCAAGTTGTAGCATTGCTTATTTATTAAAAACATGTGGTTAGCGGGTAGTATATATGAATCATATTTTCATGCCAAGCACGCATCAAGCATTAATAAAAACAATTCTCCTAGATAAAGTTACTACATGCTCCCTCCATCTCTTTTAACTGTCATTCTCGCTTATCGAgaaaataactttgactaaatctataaaaaatattaatatttataatacacaaTTAATATAATTAGATAGATCATTCAATCTTTTTTCatgataaatttatttgaagatataaatgttgctaacaTTTTTAACAAATCTAGTCAAATTATCGGCACGTAAACCAACAACGATAAATATTTAAGGACAGAGAAAGTATTGTTTTTAGATTTTACAGAGAGAAAGAGAATCAATCATGTCAACAACTAACTCCttaaaaatagtttttttttttggaacggagggagtttGAAGCTAGTGGCAGAACATGGTTTAAGGCTAGCACCATCCTCTGACTTGGTAGGCATACTCAAATACGCAATTTGATAATGCAAATCAAAGTTCGATGAACTAATGAAGAAGAACATCTGTTTTTAGATGTTTGATTTTGAGCTCAGTTTTCAGCATTGTCGTGAGAGGTCCGTGCATGGCACTTAAGTTTCTGTGAAAAACAAAGGCAACGACAATATTTAAACCAAAAAGCATGCATGATCATATTTGAGTTTTTGTGATTTAGCTAGGGAAGCTAGCTGCTAGAGGTGCTCTAACCTAGCTGCCTCAGTTATTCCCTTTATACAAGATACAAATACTGAAAAGTCTTGCACTTGTGAGCTAGGACCGGAACACATCTACCTTCTATGCACTAGTCTGAGAGTAGTTAAACAACCGCCAGTGTGTTGGTGCTTGGTGGGTGTTTGGCGTGTGGACAAGTGCTACTGAATTCATAAAAGAGAAGAGGAAGGAACCATCGAACTCTTCTGAATGGCATGATAATTCTAAAATATTGCTAGATCAAATAATCTAAAGTAATTTATATAGAAATATACCCATATATATTTATCACACTAAATAAATTTTATTAGATTCTTAACGATATAATATATCTATTTCGATTCATACGTGTTAATGGTTTGACTTTTAACTAGACCTAGAATTGCATCTTCTTGAGACAGGTAGCAAGTATTATGTCTTGGTGAGAAATTAACCTCTAGGCTGAGGCTCATTTTCTTTTTAACGTTTTTTTGTATCTTGGATTCTTTCTTTTTTAACCTCCTCTTTGCTCTCAGTTTCCTCAGGTTTTCCTGTTTCTGTTGTAAGagtgttcttccttgttctttttTAACCTAATAAATTTCACTGTAGGTGTGAAAGCCCCTCcagattctaaaaaaaaaaaacagaatgaAAAGTGACCTCATGCTGCCCATTTTGCGTGACCTTCTCCTCAGGCCGACCATGCGGATCACAAATTCGCAACACACAACAGTGCTTATATACGAGAGGTGCGTGTTTCTTTTtaatagaaaaagaaaatgaagaaAAAGGTTGCTCGAGCATCCAGCTTGCAGCAACCCAACAATTGGCTTCTCGTCTCGTCTGCCAACCCGATTGCAATTGGCAACTGCAGCTGGAGAGCAACAGATCGAGAGGTGTGGCCGGCCAAGGCCTGCGCGTTGTCAGGTCACACCCAGTGTCAGCAGCCTCGTGTGCCCTCCTAGTCCTTCCTTTGAAACAAGTAGTGTCGGTGTCTCAGCTTTGTTGTATCTTGCATGCTGGTGCTGTGATAGAACAGATTGATCTATCTAACCTGGTTAAGTGGTTTTTTTCCACCACGGCAAAGCCGAATTTCATTACTAAACAGCAACGAAATTACAGAGTTCGAAACTGGTAAACTCAAACAAAGACGCACCACAAAAACCAACTTGGAATGAACACAGAGGGTTCATCCAAATGGCGCCACCAGAATTACTACCCATAACCGCCTTACTCCGCTACGCTAAGCGTTCAAACGTCAGGAAAAGCGTTAAGGTTATCCGCACTCGTCGACCTCTATTTCCATCTCTAAAAAAGAATATTCTAtcctagtcatcgagattctctactctatattCATTTCTCCCGcacccgtgttatctctatcccatactctatacccactattccCTATTTTATTTCCCTCActccccctttctctctctccctaactctctttctttctcttgctaCAGTGTTTAGCGCTGTACGGACTGACCGCTACCTGCAGCGGTGCGCTGTGCAGCCGGAACGCGCGACAGCGTTTGCAGGCGCATTTGCAGGGCTGCGGTGCGGCTGTCCAGGCGCGCGCGCGCGTTTGCAGACGCGTTTACCGCTTTGCGGTGCGGACAGCCTAAGATCGGCACAACTTTCAACAGATTATTACATGCCCATATGGTGCTTTCAACAGCTCACAGGTTGGATGCAAAATTCAGAACAAGCCTTTCCAACGTCACGACCATCTTTGCCCCTTTTACACGATTGCCATCCTGTTGTCCCCTCCGTCCATTCTTTCTCTCTGATGAAAGTGCAGCGACGCGAAATATAATAAATCGAACATTGGACCGATGCTGAGGCCCCGCATCGCCCCCACGCAGGCGACACGGGAGGCGACCCAAACCCTACcgcctctcttccttccctccctctctccagCTGCGCCGTCGCCGGAGCGGGCCGCCGGCATGGCCGTGCGGCTTGCCGggagggcggcggcgaggctcTCCTTCGCGGTGGAAGCTGCGACGGTCGAGGACGAGCTCGCGTGCGGCTTCCTGGGGCTCGGCGAGGTATCTGAGGCTGGTGGCGGCGCCGGCGTTTTCGGCGGCGGTATCCTCGCTTCGACGACCGGATCCGGCGGTCCAAGGACCGGATCCGCGCGGATCTCCGGCGGGCAGCGCCTGGGCGAGCGCTGGGAGACGGTGGTGGCGGCTCCTGTCCAGGCGCCACGTTGTCGCCGGATCCGCGGGGTTCGGCGCCCGTGGTGCGGGCCGCTGCGCCCTGGGGCACGTACGGTGGCGGCTGCGTCGGCCTGGGGCgggcctcctcctcttcctcgcgCTCGGCAGTGTTGGCAGCGTGCGCTGTAGCGGGCCGGCGGGGCGTGCCCTCGCGCGAGCCGCGTGGGGCTCGGCGGGGCAACCTGCTGCGGGTTGATGGTGACGATTGCAAGGTCTTCGTTCATCGCCGGCGCAACAGCACGAACCATGAAGTCACGGTTCGGGATGTCTTCACGCTGCATGTTCACCAGGATGAAGGGCTCAGGATCAGCACGTTGGAATGCCATGTCTGCGCTGAACGGAGCAGATTGTTGAGGCTGGGGCAAGGTGGGATGGTGAACTGCAGTGGGGTTTTCTTGACTTTCTACTGATGCCGTGCAGCTGGGAGTACGACAGGTAGACGAAGGGCCATATAAACTCCAAGCAGCAGGGTCAAGAGCCATATAGAAGGCTTCACTGTTTGCATTTTGGTCCCTTTCATTGGAATTGGGCCGCAGCTTCCAGGGGACAACAATTGATTGAGGCACGATTTCTTTCGCGGCCCAGGAAGCACGGGCCAATTCACCGAGAGAATTGATGACGGGCGGATTAGAAGAGGAGGGCTGGTCATTAGCACCGAGGGCGAACCATCCAGACTTAATGACGATGGCCGCCTTTCCTTTGTTCTTGCCGGGCTCTTGTCTATCTTCAAAGATACGAGATTGATCACACAGAGCAGCGACATGTCCCAATTCCCGGCACGCGCGGCAGCGGATAGGCCAGCGACATTTGACTCGCTGATGGCCAACGGAGAGGCATCTACTGCAAAGAGCTGTCAGGGATTTGTCCACCGCCCTAGTACGAGCAGGGGGCGGGAAGGAAATACGTTCAAAAACAGAGcggcgagccggagccggagaagaACGTCGCAGGTGACAGCATTGGCACCAGACAGAGTGCCACATTTAACAGCTTCGGCAAAGGACTTGTGGCAAGGACGAACAGAGAGAGGTTGTGGCTTTGAAGGGGACTCGCTGCTAGCAACAAATCACCGCCTCCCCTACCCCTCGTATACCCACGAACACATACCCAGTACAAAATCGGTGTGGTGAAGAAGTCGCCCTCCGATCCTGCGTAGACGGTAGATGAAACGGTGCGTTCTGGACAAAATCACGGCCGATTGTAGTTGAAACAAAGACAATACCAATAAATAAATCGGGTAGTCCGGAGGCTTTTTGAACAGGCCACGACCTATTGGACATTGCTAAAAGACAATATGGTGCCAACTCAGTTGAtctgattttttatttttcactTCACAATGTTCAAAAACGAACCCATAAAAATTTGAATCTGTCCAGCCAACAACCACACCGGTTGTTTTAGCCCCTCCCAACAACCAAATTCTTTTTCGTGCACTTACACTTTAttatagctatatttacaccGTCTTATTTATATAATTATAATGATTCTTTTCAGTGTAATTTATTAGACAGAGTGAtgtaatttaaaaataacataaatatatgctaattttttattaaaaaatataAATCTTTTCTATAGATTTTAGAtaccaaaaatatatatattaaattaTCCACAAATATCATCAAATTATTCGTAAACTTACAAATTTAATGATAGAAGCGGAGACCGCCTGCATGCTGCTCCCTCCGTCGACCGCGTGCGAGAGAGAGGTAGGGCCCGCGCTCTGGCCGACAAAAGGGAGTGGATAGGAGGAGCTGCATGCGCTCGTGGGGCCCACGGATGGTTTGACTCAGAGGGAGGGAAAGCGTGCTCCGACGGCCCCATGCCCCGCCGGCCTGAGACCATCTGATGCCGATAGGAAGGCCCAAAAACCGGTTGTTGATAGCTCCCAAAACAAAATTTTGATACTACTCTCCCCGTCTCTAAATATTTATCGTTCTCGCTTCTAGAGAAATAactttaattaaatttatataaaaaatattaatatttatgatacataattgatATTATTATATAGATCTtttaatctagttttttaataaatttatttggagatataaattgtGGAGAGTACGACCCAGGATACCCACGGCAAACTACATGGGTTGCGCTCCCTGGggcggtccagcccataagacaaAGACCTACGGTGCATgacactgctcggcgtgcaccgcaagacatcaagggcgatatcctgaagatactacgagatctgttaggatacgtttgaTCCCATTatttctgtaatctgttattatttttcggttatctcctagatctaaccgacttgtaaccctgcccccagactatataaggcgaacagggacccctcaaaacacacgcaacatCATACCAAGcaaatacaatccaacagaccataggagtagggtattacgtcgcgctGACGGGCCAAACCTGtttaactcttgtgtctctgttgtcttcttgttctcgattacacgcgtCTATACCGATCAatttaccttcgtgggatacccctcggagggctgtcgatgatattctatcgacagttggcgcgctaggtaggggttgtgcgtgctaaACCTATGGTGAACAAGATGACAAACCTCGATTCCACCATACGGCGCCAACTCGGCGACGGAATCAATCTACTACGGCTGCAACTTAGCGACCTCTGTTGCATACCGACGTCTACGTCTTATCGTCGTCCTGAAAAACTCGTTAATGGCGGAATCTATCTACAACGGCGACAAAAGAAGACTCTCGAGGATCCACGTTCCCGCCAGGATCAACCCTCACCGTCGTTTCCAGCACTCGACGTCCTGCCGTTAGCCGGAAAACCATCATCAAGAACGAGAACATGAAGACGTAAATAGATCGGACAACATGCAGCAACATGCAAGCCGATCAGAACTTGGCTTCTTGCGTGCATGCATCGCTGAGGTATAGGAAGATGCATGCGTGTAGTATTACGTCAAGATCCGACACTGTGCCAATGTACGGGAAGGAGTACAAATCCATCTATAGCAGCGGCAATAACTCTCGAAGATCAAGACCTCGACGCCATCATGGCTCCGACGCAATCAACAGAGAGGGGGCTACGAATCAATCTACACATAGGAGAAAGCTGTGCGGTCTCACATCCATCTACAAAGCATGCAATGCAAGCTAAGTCCGTACAGCCATATACAAGCTAATTAATTGTTGAAGCTTGCATGCGTGTATACATGCAAGATGCAAGGCGACTGGAAGACGGCCAAGAGCTACTTCGGCAACTGCTCGACTTGATCAAGAACTTACCAGGAAGCAGTTTCGACTGCTCGGTCCGTTCTACTATGACTCCACTCTTCCGACAGAGCTGCTAAGCGAGCCGTCCGGACTATTTACTTCGATCACCTGtcgcgtcgcaatgatgatcgccgcgaagaacggcgccgtGACAACCGCGACCGCCGTCATGACGATAGTTCGGAAAGTTCGAGGGCTAAGCAatttcgtcaacgccgaccagataacgctatACGCCGTCGACCAGACGTTCTGCCTAAAGCTAAGTCaggctttaatattcttctaaatattctctattcttcatatatcgccatgatgtttctccaagctgttttctccatgtttgttcaccaaacgattttctttactgtataccatcttaaagatgacatacaactaagtctaaggcaaattcccgaacagtcatgttgacgctcggatgtccctagagacggccctgtctccggcttctTCCtgcacgtgcacgagcgtctgccctctaggtggtcgacagcggctccttggcgatgctttgttcttcctacacgcacatgggctccgcgttatggttaacaagctagctagggctggaaaCTTAGCTACACATTAACTAGTCGggcgatttatattaaatatgaacatatcttcagaataacactaagtgttcacaccaactgatcgccgagctgcatacACTATtttatcaccattgctgattcttctctagagttcatatattttatttttacattatATACTACCTATTCTACATATTTGTTTCGCAGGGGCATGACTCAGTCAACGAGCTTACGCTCAGGAACTGgacaagatggtcatcgtccgggtggtcggaccacctatcAGACAGACTTCActgccaaccaactggtcggacagCTCGGCGCTCACTCCTGCTCGGCGCTCACTCCTGTTCGGTGCTCGCTCCTGCTCGGCGCTCATTTCTACTCGGCGTTCACTTCGCCgttgaccagttggttggactgctcatcgcatgggcttcatcgtcagctgcaccggagactccttggtgctcggattctttgtgcaagcGTCACCAACTGCGTCGAGGACTCATtggtgctcggattcttcgtgcaagcgtcgccagctaagctggggactccctcggtggtcggatcttgctacgtctcatcagtgtgctatcaagttaCTCCATACTGCTCgcatcagggtgctgatcttgggcagcacgttcgGGGTCTTGATAAGTACATGGTAGATGACGTTGGCAAGCTCTCATTAaacttctttgatcctgctataaGATTTCTTCTTAATCTCCTAGCAGTCTCGAGGACTACGTCATCATTATGATTCGGTTTTTCGCCATACTGGAGACTTTTCTCTAGGTTACTTTTGTTTCTGactct includes:
- the LOC136457418 gene encoding uncharacterized protein, whose protein sequence is MPTSPLKRPSGGGGRLGRLLASLRPPARAGPLPVQTGFPTSLADIVVKNHGRLRNPRRRHRAPGAVVPPAAAAAETQQRPELSVDHDVAAAAAAAAAGAGAPVPTGPGKGAGFSIRPGLLAAGGAVALALLVIWSKQLVAAATLASVALSWIESARTMRARRPETKKEVDSRRGRGCVSPIREAAESPRPCECESDNGGSDAADADSSDLGCDDSSSSVNNPKRKQSRRSLRKLLANKLRNGMTPRGKDCRHEQPGAGESNAEPAAAADAAPAEGTPAAPPEATTVTDDGERWHCQRGAALPLPALVPIILAGLVAGKLPALALAVLYAAFSSSVERVPAGQASR